The genomic DNA ACGGACTGCCACAAATGATGAGTCAGGGCTCTTCTGAATTCTTACACAGGTCTCCGCACCCTACAACCGTGTCAACCTTCTACCTGAGATGAGCGGGAATGATGAAGCCTGACAGCTTGTAGGTTTCGTGTGGACATTCACATTGACGttccaacaaaagcaaaatgaacatGTCTTCGTATAGCAACAACACTGCCAATGAAATCACCCTGGAGGAAGACTCATGTCTCTCCTTTCCTTGCCAAACAAAACACAGACATtgctggaaagaaaaaacaacaaaattcagGGTGAAGCACCTCTGGCGGTGATCAGCATACAGCAAGGGACAGAGAGGTAGCATTTCCTTGGTGACAGCTCCTGGCTGACTCTGATGGTTTCAAACACACCCTCTTCTGCAAAAGGCACTCACATATTGtctgtttataaattatacagtgGGATTCCATACATGGGAGTCTCTcctataaatataaaagagataagctgagGAGATGGTATAACAAAGGAAAGGGTATAAGAAATATACACTTTGGATAAATATgagcttttctgtttttaaaggatAATCAATACGgtagttaaaaaaatttcaggccgggcgctgtggctcacgcctgtaatcctagctcttgggaggccgaggcgggcggattgctcaaggtcaggagttcaaaaccagcctgagcaagagcgagaccctgtctctactataaatagaaagaaattaattggccaactgatatatatataaaaaattagctgggcatggtggcgcatgcctgtagtcccagctacttgggaggctgaggcagaaggatcactcaagcccaggagtttgaggttgctgtgagctaggctgacgccatggcactcactctagcctgggcaacaaagcgagactctgtctccaaaaaaaaaaaaaaaaaaaaaaaaaaaaaaaaaaaaaaaaaatttcatcaaaaATTAGGAATTCCAGTAAAAGCAAGGTATTGGAGGACAAGAAATGGAGTCCAAAACACTGAGAGGAGCTCCCCTAGCTTTTCGAATGGCCAAAGTAAAGGAGCTGTTCTGCTCTGAACCTGGGAAGACCATCCGCAGACAAGGGAATGTGGAGAGGCAGGGCGGTAGCAGGGGCAGAGGAACAGGTGGAGTTGGGGGCGGGGGTCCCTGGGGATGTGGGTAGGAAGGAATGCCCTTGGCATCTCCAACGGGAAGGATGGGTCACACCCCCTCGCTCTGCAGTCCAAAGAGACCCTGCCCAAGCCAGAAGCTGCCCTCACCGGGACACGACTGAGCTAATGGAATTATAGGAGGTGCTACTATTGCAGCTTGACGCATAAGCCTCCTGGCCATTGCCATCGAGGTTGATTTTGAACACGGAGGATGCCTTCAGCAGGAAGTCTGCTGCATCCCGGCGACCCAGCTCCCTCAGTTTGGACATGAGGATGCCCACCGTGCTCTCGGGGTAGGAGGTCCATTCCCGCAGCAGGGCGTGGACCGGGCTGGGGAGGAAGTCCTTGGGGGCCCCGTTGTTGGTGTTGTACTTTGCCACCAGGTCGGGGAGGCCCAAGTTCATGGCGAGAAGGCACCAGTCCTTCCCCATGGGGTCGGGCGGGTCCAGCAGGCGGCTGAGCTTCCTCCGCGTGAGGAGGTTCAGGTCTGACGCGTGGATGTCCATGCCGAGGCTGGCCTGCTGGTAGACGTCGTGACAGCCGAAGCACATGATGCTGCTGAAGCTCTCCTTGTAGCCGCCCATGGTGTTCGTCAGGGAGGTCTCCTTCAGCGCCTGCGCCCGGAAGAAGTCCCGCGGCTGGTAGATCATGACGGGCTCGTGGTGCTCCCGCAGCTGCTGGGGGCTCAGGTAGTGCTTGACGGTCAGGAGCCCGGGCAGCGTGCTGGCCATGACGTTCTCGATGGTGCTGCACACCGAGTCCAGCAGGAGGCAGCACTTGACCTTGTCCGTCTCCAGACCGCGCACCTGCACCTCCACGCCCTGGCCGTGGTtcaccagcagcaccagcagctcGGCGCCGCGGTGGGCAATCTTGCAGCCGTTCACCCACAGGCGGATGTCCGCGTCGCCCTCCGTGCCCTGCTGGTGCACCCAGCGGCACAGGTTCACCTGCACCTTGTGAAAGATGCCGCACGGGAAGGGCGTGAGGTGCTCCACCGGGACCACGCGCACGCCGCCGTACACCATCGCCTCGTCCTCCTCGTCCGCCCAGGAGCGGTGCAGGTTGTCCGTCTTGATCAGGGCGGGCACGTCCACCATGGTCCCGCTGCTCAGGTCGCGGGCGCAGATGTCCATGGCGTCGAGGATCTGCAGCAGCTCCTCCACGTCGCTGTCGGGCACCAGGCGCTGGATGTCCTCCACGGTGTAGCGGCCCCGGTAGTGGTGCAGGGCCCGCGGCGTCTCCACGGACAGCAGCTTCCCCAGGACGCAGGTGCACAGCCAGCGGGGGTCCAGGAGCAGCACGTCCTGCACCGTTTCGCTCTGCATGATGTTGATCTGCCAGAGGGGACAGCAGAAGGTCACTTAGGGAAAGAGCCCTGGCCGGGTGCACCAGCCAGAGTAGGAAAGGGCCTGGTCCCAGTGACAGTGCCTGAGCAGATGTTCCAAGGAATGACCCAGGGTCATTGACACGGATGCATCTCGAAGGCCAAACGCTGAGGGGAAAAACATCCTGACAACGTCAGAAGAGAAATGGCAACCAAAGGCAATGAGTGATTTTAGACTGGATTCTGGATcccaaaataaatacacacagaaaTAAACATAGTCATGAATGAAATTTTTGTGACAAATGGCAAACTCTTCCATGAGaactatatattcattttttcaaatattttgctcaaAGTCACCTTCAAAGGACTATATATTAGCATGGTACTATATCAATGTTATTTTGATCAATTATATTGAGTTATATGGGAAAATATTCTCTTTAGGAGATGCTGGCTAAATTATTTAGGAGAGAAATGCTATgatgtctataaaataaataagcacacaaaCAGAAGACAGAGGAATCAAGCAAATAGAGCAAAATATAAACAGTTGGTCAATTTAAGTGTAGAGCAGAGGAAAGTTCACGGTACTACTCTTGCAACTTTACTAAAGGCTtgacattcttcaaaatatttttcaaaaaagattcagaacattttataacattatgtaaattttattttaaaaaatttttaaatttaattttagataaaagatgtagtctcgcttttgttcagcctggtcttgaattcctgacctcaagcaatcctcctgcctaggcgccccagagtgctaggattacaggcataagtcaCCGTGTCTGGCTGAaacattatgtaaattttaaacacTCATCATTAAAAAGGTCTGGAAAGATATGCTGCCATGGTAACTATTGGCCCAAGAGATGGGGATAAGAACGAGATGGGGGATGGTGACCAGAGGGATTTCAGGGTCAtggttgtttatttctttaaaaaaaatcaaatgtcacaaagaaaaaatgtgaCAAAAAACAGAAGTAACTTTCCCTTTATGGAACAGTTCCCCTTCCTATCTCCCCTCCTGCCGTGAGCCGGGGCTGTGAACAGTGGCCACCCAAGGTGCCTCCTTCCTCACATGGGGGCTCAGACTCTGCCTGTCGCCCACAGGACTTTGCCACCCACAGTCGGGCCTAAGCCTTCAAGGCGCCCTCTGTCCATGATTCTGTTTAAACCTGAGTCTCGGCTGAAAACTCCTGAAGGGCGGAGCCAGTATCTATTAAGTTCTGAATATGGCATTTGGTGGAACACCATTTGCAATTGCGTCCTAAACACTGCCATCTCCTCAGGGTCACGAAAGACAGAGACTGACAATCTGGCCCCTAGAGGAGCAGAGTAAGCAGGCGACACAGCTCACAGTAAATGCTGTGCCCTGGACCAGAAAGGGCACACCAGAAGGGCTGCTGGGGAAATGGAGTGAGACCTGCAGAGCAGGTACCAgaaggcagggctggaggagggcTGAGGCCGGCTAGGGCGGGGACCCCGTGGGGTAGGTTCCCTTTATGGTCTTCCTTCTGTAAGTCTTCCTTGATTTACTCAAGTCTCAAGGGCACGCAGGAATGATGTCAAATAAGTGGATTATATGCTATGATCTAGAAAGGTGCTGGTCAAAAACAAGAAGGCAAGGCAATGCTGTGCCAAAGGAGTTTATTATTATACTCATACCATTCTTAATCTCCGCCAGTATCTTATAATCTAAGCTTTGGCCCTTTGCTTGTCTTCTTCCTTGGGCACATCCCTTTCCAGGATTCCTGAGCAGTCAGACCAGCTGGCTGTCTAACTGGGAGTTTAAAGGTTGACAAAGTCACCGCCTGAGCCTCTAGTTTTCAGGGTCACTGGCTTGTGGATTCaagtttaattttaagaatacGTGGCTCATAGAGTCAGACCTGGCACCCGAGACTGGAGAGGCAAGCTCTGGCTGCTAATTATCTCAGAGCTGCTTCTAGTGGTAATATTCAGATCAGTCTTCTTGGCCCAGAGTAGCTCACGCTGTCTCCGGATTTCCCCTCTTGCAGGAACTCAAAGGCTGCGCCCCATTCTGGGCACCGGCGTACGATGCCGTCAGAACAGGTTTCCAACCGCACCCCAGAGCCGAACGTAACAGAGCCAGAGCGAAGACTCCCATTTTCGGGTAATTTCTGGCAGCCATAgcttgctggtttttttttttagatgtgtaCCGTGAATTATGATTagtctgtgtgtctgtgcactGTCTCTCTGTCTCCGTGTCCACAGACACTGTCTCTATGAGAGACTGCCTTTTTCGATGGTGAACCGGGTGTGGAGCTGATCAGTCCACACTCTGGGAAGCAGCCGTTGTGAAGGCTGCCAGGAATGGCAGGAAGTTCCAGAAGCCCAGGGGGTGTGGGGAGGTACCCAGTCACCCAGGGCAGCAGGCGCTGCGCTCCCTAACTGAGAGAATCTGGAGATCAAGAAACATGACAAGACAAAATGACAGCCCCTAGAGTGAGGTAGCAAAGCAGAGAACTGCAGTTCAGAGCGTCACTTGAGGCTGGATGTAACAGTCGCGCGTCTGGAAATACTGTGGGTAGCTGGGTcatttccctctgcctcccccaggctCATGCCACCTCCAGGAGCTGGGATCCGGGACGGACGTGGGTCTGCGGGGCGCTCACCTCGCCTGTGCTGTGCAGCTGCTGAGCCACGCGCCTGAGGTCCTCCTCGCTGGCCAGGGGGTTCAGCTGGTCCTGCACGTCATACACGAACTGCTGCAGCGACATCAGCTGGTTGGGCCCATTGAGCTTCCTCCAGGAAGGCAGCGTGGAGATGATTCTCTCACACAGCTGAGTCATGGGAGGGCAGACCTAGAACAGGGGCAGGACAGGTGCCCAGCTGTGGGTGTGGCTGCTGAGGAGGGGGACCCAGCTCAGAGGACGCCTTTCATTCACATGACTGACTGGATGAGTGAGTCAGTGCTTTTATGGTTGAGTACTGGGGCAGTTATTTTTCATAGAGTTGTTTTGAATGGAATCTGTTTATCGAACCTCAAGCTTCATGGAGGCTTTTCAGTTCTACTGGTCATGTCACATAGATGGAGAGTCTTCCGAGGGTGCTTTTGCAACTGCGGCCTCCATCACTCCATCAACTAACATTCACCACCTCCTAATGCGCCGctcacttcctcctccctcctttcctcgcTCGCTGCGTCTCCCTCGCTCCCTCACTTGCAAAGCAGTGGTCATGCCACAGCCCAGTTCAAAAATGGTCACGCACTGCCTCCTGCCTCCAGACCCCGTGGGGACGTGCTGGGGCCTCCACGGACGCAGGTCCTGTCCGTGAGTTCTGTGACCAGAGtcctcccaggcctcccagaCCACCCCCATCTGACTCTGCCATCGTGGGTCTCAACAGGGAAGCAAGGGCATCTGGTGTGCTCAGGGGACAGGTTTTCCTGAGAGAGGAGTTTCCTGAGAATCCCTAAAGCACGCAGGGAAACAGAGCCTGGTGTTGGCAGGAGTGTTCTGGAAGGGGGTGTGTGACAGGAGAGGCAGATGCACACCTGGCCAGAGTTTCCACCCAGGCTTCAGTGGTAGGAACATTCCCGAGTGCAGGTGAGCAGTTttacattttagcattttttctatttatcctATTTGCCCTTTTCTACCAATTTTTGTGagcttttcaaatattatagATAGTAACGCTTT from Microcebus murinus isolate Inina chromosome 12, M.murinus_Inina_mat1.0, whole genome shotgun sequence includes the following:
- the LOC105855617 gene encoding LOW QUALITY PROTEIN: death-associated protein kinase 1-like (The sequence of the model RefSeq protein was modified relative to this genomic sequence to represent the inferred CDS: substituted 1 base at 1 genomic stop codon) codes for the protein MSRHQSALGTGQGLEGQQDSLFWARAHLRPFWPAVSVSINNLYPGCENVSVRSRSMMFEPGLTKGMLEVFMAPSHHPHCSADDQSTKAIDIQNAYLNGVGDFSVWEFSGNPVYFCCYDYFAANDPTSIHVIVFSLEEPYEIQLNQVIFWLSFLKSLVPVEEPIAFGGKLKNPLRVVLVATHADIMNVPRPAGGEFGYDKDTSLLKEIRNRFGNDLHISKELFVLDAGASGSKDIKVLXSHLQEIRSQIVSVCPPMTQLCERIISTLPSWRKLNGPNQLMSLQQFVYDVQDQLNPLASEEDLRRVAQQLHSTGEINIMQSETVQDVLLLDPRWLCTCVLGKLLSVETPRALHHYRGRYTVEDIQRLVPDSDVEELLQILDAMDICARDLSSGTMVDVPALIKTDNLHRSWADEEDEAMVYGGVRVVPVEHLTPFPCGIFHKVQVNLCRWVHQQGTEGDADIRLWVNGCKIAHRGAELLVLLVNHGQGVEVQVRGLETDKVKCCLLLDSVCSTIENVMASTLPGLLTVKHYLSPQQLREHHEPVMIYQPRDFFRAQALKETSLTNTMGGYKESFSSIMCFGCHDVYQQASLGMDIHASDLNLLTRRKLSRLLDPPDPMGKDWCLLAMNLGLPDLVAKYNTNNGAPKDFLPSPVHALLREWTSYPESTVGILMSKLRELGRRDAADFLLKASSVFKINLDGNGQEAYASSCNSSTSYNSISSVVSR